ACACGAAAGGATGAAAAGGATGGATTTGAATCAATGGTCGGAAGAAAATGTACAGTTTATGTTTGAGGAAATAAAAAAGAAACTGAGGATGGCGACCGGAGGTTCCATAAAAGCTTCTTCCATAAGCGAGGAACAATATGAGGATCTGAGAGACTTATATGATATGGTGATGAGCAAGCCCCATTTCAGCATTAGTGAGATTGATGCCATCACATCAGAGTTAGGTAAGCTCCGTACCCGGCAGGCATAGTTCATTTGTCCCTGAGAGCACATTCATCCAATCGGGCTCTGCCTTTTTTACATATCTTGTATAGCGGTAGGACACACCCCGCAAGATAGGAGGTGGACGGATGAACACGAAGCTTAGTAAAGAGGACGTACAAAAATGGGTTGGCCAGCATATTGTGGCTTATAAAAAGGATGGGTCCCAGGTGAGCGGAAAGCTGGTTCGGGTCAAGGGAGACAAATTGTACCTTTCTGCAAACAATGGGAAGGAAGTCCATACCAAAGCCGTTATTCCCTTAGTTTTGTTTGATTTGCTTGCCATTGGAACTGGACCTGCCGCATTTGGAGGATGGGGCTTTGGACCTTACGGTTACGGAGGTGGGTTTTTCGGCGGCCCCGGACCGTTCTTTTGGTAAAATAGCCTGTATTTATCCACCAGTATTTTAAAAGGCTGTCCCTGATAAAGGGCAGCCTTGTTTTAGTGCAGCCAGCATGGGCGTTATCTATCCAAGCGTTGGGGAAAGTTCTACTGAACTTTTTGATTAAAAGCCTGGTCAGGATCGTGATGTTGTGTACTCTCTAAAAACTTCATATAAGAGCCTTCAAATTTTAGCTTTCCCTGATGCAGCAAATGAATCTTGCAATGAATTTTCTCGAATTCATGCAGAGTATGAGTGGAAAGTAACACAACGGCATTTGTATGCAGACAAAGAGCTTCTATTCTTTTCAGAATCTGAAATCTTGCTTCCGGATCGACCCCGGACGTCGGCTCATCGAAAATGTAAAGGTTTCTTTTCATCAGGGTAATGGCGAGAATACTAAGATATCTTCTTTCTCCAATGGACAATTGGCCATATTTGGCATGCCATACTCTTTTCATTAATTCTATTTCAGAAGGAGCCATATGTTCATCCAAGTACGGGGCATTGGAGAGTTTGATTTTGTTTTTATAATCCGTGTATAGAAAAAATCTAAAAAGATCCTTCCCTTTAAGAACATTGGGGAATAAAAGCCCTTCCAGCTGATAGATGATCTCCCTGTCCTCCGGTACTCCCCGTATTTCTTCAGGTCTTTTGATAAGGTTTGTAATTAAATCAAATAACGTGGTCTTGCCCGACCCGTTTTTCCCAATAAGTACATTGATTATTCCGGGGTGAAAATCAACGTTTAAACGATCCAAATTTTTTCTAGGGGATCCTTTGTGTTGAAAGGTCAGATTTTGTATTGATATCATAGCTTCCTCCATATTCTACGTTCGCTGTGTAGGTGAAGTAATT
This Paenibacillus larvae subsp. larvae DNA region includes the following protein-coding sequences:
- a CDS encoding DUF1128 domain-containing protein yields the protein MDLNQWSEENVQFMFEEIKKKLRMATGGSIKASSISEEQYEDLRDLYDMVMSKPHFSISEIDAITSELGKLRTRQA
- a CDS encoding ATP-binding cassette domain-containing protein gives rise to the protein MISIQNLTFQHKGSPRKNLDRLNVDFHPGIINVLIGKNGSGKTTLFDLITNLIKRPEEIRGVPEDREIIYQLEGLLFPNVLKGKDLFRFFLYTDYKNKIKLSNAPYLDEHMAPSEIELMKRVWHAKYGQLSIGERRYLSILAITLMKRNLYIFDEPTSGVDPEARFQILKRIEALCLHTNAVVLLSTHTLHEFEKIHCKIHLLHQGKLKFEGSYMKFLESTQHHDPDQAFNQKVQ